A single window of Candidatus Gastranaerophilales bacterium DNA harbors:
- a CDS encoding sugar ABC transporter substrate-binding protein, protein MNKLILNILIIALFLTACSRQEDTTIIKFSTWGSKSEINMLKPLLNEFEVQNPDIKVELVHVPNNYFQKLHLLIISNLAPDVMFVNNINGKIYMENDKFEDLTPFLTSEIKADFFPNTLKAGSDNGKLYIIPRDISNLAVYYNKDLFDAKGIPYPDSNWTIEEFGNTAKKLSDSNHFGVGFEKHPMYWLPFLWSNGGGLIAADNKTIILAEQRSKDALRFYVDLRIKYHAAPYDDEQSSATTTQLFLQQKTAMQLSGRWITPTLNQNAAFKWGAVTFPKGTNGSVVNADVSGWAMSSSSKHKKQAWRLIEFLSSKKAISEITKGGLIVPSRISIANSEVFKDDNSKIFIKAVDNAIPTPAPAKYQEMIDILSETLQPVFLGKQDVDEAINNKFITKFKNLLR, encoded by the coding sequence ATGAACAAATTAATCCTAAATATTTTAATCATAGCGTTGTTTTTGACGGCTTGCAGCAGGCAGGAAGATACTACGATTATTAAATTTTCAACCTGGGGTTCAAAGAGCGAAATTAATATGCTTAAGCCTCTTTTAAACGAATTTGAAGTTCAAAATCCGGATATAAAAGTTGAACTTGTGCATGTTCCCAACAATTATTTTCAAAAGCTTCACCTGCTTATTATATCTAACCTTGCGCCTGATGTGATGTTTGTTAACAACATTAACGGTAAAATTTATATGGAAAATGATAAATTTGAGGATTTAACGCCGTTTTTAACTTCTGAAATTAAAGCTGATTTTTTCCCTAATACCCTCAAGGCAGGCAGTGATAACGGCAAATTATACATAATTCCCAGAGATATTTCCAATCTGGCGGTGTATTATAACAAGGATTTGTTTGACGCCAAAGGTATACCGTATCCTGACAGTAATTGGACAATAGAGGAGTTTGGAAATACGGCAAAAAAACTATCCGATAGTAATCACTTCGGTGTGGGTTTTGAAAAACATCCGATGTATTGGCTGCCCTTTTTGTGGAGCAATGGCGGAGGGCTTATTGCAGCGGATAATAAAACAATTATTTTGGCAGAGCAGCGCTCAAAAGACGCGTTGCGATTTTATGTTGATTTGCGCATTAAATACCACGCTGCGCCTTATGATGATGAACAGTCCAGCGCTACTACAACACAGCTGTTTTTACAGCAAAAAACAGCAATGCAGCTTTCGGGCAGATGGATTACTCCTACTCTTAATCAAAATGCCGCTTTTAAATGGGGCGCGGTAACTTTTCCAAAAGGAACAAACGGCTCTGTTGTAAATGCCGATGTTTCAGGCTGGGCAATGAGTTCTTCCTCCAAGCACAAAAAGCAGGCATGGCGTTTGATTGAATTTTTATCATCAAAAAAAGCGATAAGTGAAATTACAAAAGGAGGCTTGATAGTACCATCAAGGATTTCCATTGCAAATTCAGAGGTATTTAAAGATGACAATTCAAAAATATTTATAAAAGCGGTAGATAATGCTATTCCTACTCCTGCACCTGCAAAATATCAGGAAATGATTGACATTTTGAGCGAAACTCTTCAACCTGTTTTTTTAGGTAAACAAGATGTTGACGAAGCTATTAATAATAAATTCATAACAAAATTTAAAAATTTGTTACGATGA